A window of Hevea brasiliensis isolate MT/VB/25A 57/8 chromosome 14, ASM3005281v1, whole genome shotgun sequence contains these coding sequences:
- the LOC110649985 gene encoding uncharacterized protein LOC110649985 — protein MLIEVSGLRDLFPSGLRFVFWKRWIYSRIQVKLPTAQYSDVRINISQNGHKHPRSLLVRGLGPLRRLCSNLLQFFGLKQLYDTKLTHAYALEILHWMSEDISTIDDTKLEQSGVYDAFFRAIKYGVIEVVMGILKANPDILTVLNKNGRGILDSAVEHRQEKIFSLIYVLGTRKYMLISGTDQCQNNILHIAAKLATPDRLAHISGAVLQMQRELQWYKEVESIVNPLSQEYTNSSNEKPSQIFSDTHKQLVSDGEQWMKETATSCTVVGALIITIMFTAAFTVPGGNVQDTGFPLFLHKKSFMVFIISDAISLFASSTSVLMFLGVLTSRYAEDDFLKSLPTKLIIGLSTLFISIAAMMVTFCATLIIMLEGELKLVIPITLLASIPVTLFILLQFPLLVEIFVSTYGPGIFDRKIKYCY, from the exons ATG CTGATTGAAGTCTCTGGTCTCCGGGATTTGTTCCCCAGTGGTCTCCGATTTGTCTTTTGGAAACGATGGATCTATTCTC GTATTCAAGTGAAACTACCTACTGCCCAGTACAGTGATGTTCGAATAAACATTTCACAGAATGGCCACAAGCATCCTAGGAGCCTTTTAGTACGAG GGCTAGGTCCATTGCGAAGACTTTGTTCAAATTTACTTCAATTTTTTG GACTAAAGCAGCTTTATGATACAAAGTTGACCCATGCCTATGCTCTTGAAATTTTACATTGGATGTCCGAAGATATATCAACTATAGATGACACCAAACTTGAGCAAAGTGGAGTATATGATGCATTCTTTAGAGCTATCAAATATGGTGTCATTGAAGTTGTTATGGGGATCCTTAAAGCCAATCCCGATATTTTAACTGTCCTAAACAAGAATGGTAGAGGCATCCTTGATTCTGCCGTTGAACATCGACAAGAAAAAATTTTCAGCCTTATATATGTGCTTGGCACAAGGAAATATATGCTGATTTCTGGAACTGATCAGTGCCAAAATAACATCTTACACATTGCAGCAAAATTAGCTACTCCTGATCGACTTGCACACATTTCAGGTGCAGTTCTGCAAATGCAAAGAGAGCTACAGTGGTACAAG GAAGTGGAAAGTATTGTGAATCCGTTGTCTCAGGAATATACCAACAGCTCCAATGAAAAGCCTAGCCAAATATTTTCTGATACCCACAAGCAGTTGGTGAGTGATGGGGAGCAATGGATGAAGGAGACAGCAACATCTTGTACAGTTGTAGGTGCTCTTATCATTACCATTATGTTTACTGCAGCATTTACCGTTCCTGGTGGTAACGTTCAAGATACAGGCTTTCCACTATTTTTACATAAAAAGTCATTTATGGTGTTTATAATATCCGATGCAATTTCGCTCTTTGCTTCCTCTACATCAGTATTGATGTTCTTAGGAGTCCTTACATCACGCTATGCAGAGGATGACTTCCTTAAGTCGTTGCCCACAAAGTTAATTATTGGTCTTTCCACACTTTTTATTTCAATTGCAGCCATGATGGTAACATTTTGTGCTACTCTTATAATAATGCTTGAGGGAGAGCTGAAACTTGTAATTCCAATTACTTTATTGGCTAGTATTCCTGTCACCCTTTTCATACTGCTGCAATTTCCGCTCCTTGTTGAGATATTTGTATCCACATATGGACCAGGCATCTTCGATAGGAAAATTAAGTATTGTTACTAA